The genomic DNA AGCGCCGGAAACACCGCAGCGCCCACATATTTGAGGTGCAGCAGCGCCCAATCCGGCAACTGGCGCCCGCCCAGCAGGCCCAAAAAGGAAAAGCGGATCAGGAAGGTGCCGAGGCCCAGCAGGGCGGTGAGCACCCAAAATCCCGTCTCCGAAATCATGCCGTGGCCCTCCGCTTGAGCGCCAGTTCCACCTGCGCCCCGGCGAGGATGCCAAGCAGCGCGGCCATGAAGATGCCCAGCGACCATGGCAGCCCGGCAAAGGCGACAGAGCCCGCGCAGGCCACAAAGGCGGCAGCCATATGCGGCAGCGAGCGCAGCAGCGGCGCAACCAGCGCGATGAAGCAGACCGGCACGGCAAAATCGAGCGACCAGCTGGCCGGGATCGCCTCGCGCAGCAGCGCACCGGCCAGCGTGGAGCCGTACCAAAACGGGCAGATCAGCGCCATGCAGCCGAAGTAATAGGCCACCTTCGCGGGCGGGCTCATCTCGGGCCGTTCCTCATAGGTGCGCACCGCTACGGCGAAGGCCTGATCGACCATCAGATAGGCCGCCAGCGCCCGCAGCCCCAGCGGCGCATGGCCAATGTGGGGCACCAGCGCGGCGGAATACATTGCCATCCTGAGGTTTACCGCCAGTGCGGCGAGCAGGGCGATGAAGACCGGCGCCTGATCCTGCAACAGCGCCAGCGCGGTGAACTGCGAGGCCCCGGCAATGACGATGGCAGACATGGCGAAGGTTTGCAGCACGTCCAGCCCGGCATCCCGGGCCACCACGCCGAACATCATCGAATAGGGCACCACGATGAGGATGAAGGGGGCGCAGTCGAGATAGCCGCGCCAGAAGGCCGCGCGGGGTGTCATGGTTTGGGGCGGGGGGCAGTTGTCAGCCTGAGCCTGAGCCATGTGTCGCCGGTGACAAGCGTCATGCAGCGGGCCTTTTGCCGTGTGATCTCGCCCTCGGTCCCGCCCTTGAGCGCCAGCAGTTCCGTATCCCGGTCGCACAGCAGGGCGCGGGTCAGCACCTCGTAACGCACGACGATCCGGGCTTCGGCCCCTGTTGCCTCGCCTTCCTTGGCCTCGACGGCGTCGAGCGCGGCGGGAAAATCGGCTTCGAAGCTTTGCCGCGCCTCCTGGTAGCACAGGGCTGCGACGGCAGGGGTTTCGGGCACCACGGCATCACAGGGTTCGAGCGCCTCCGAGATGCACATTACGCCAGACGAAGCAGGGCCGCGGGCGCAGTCGATCAGCGCGTCGAGCGACAGGTCGGCGCTGGCGGCTTGCGCCTGCGGTGCGGTGAGGCCGCAGAGAAGCAAGGCCGCGCAGGTGGCGGTGCGAATGGTCACGAGTTCCTCCCTCGGGCCGAGAATGCCCTTGCATTTGGTATACCAAACCGTGAAGTTGCCGCAAGCAAGTCGCAGGGCGGGGAGGCCCTGAACACAAGGGAGGCCCCAGCCATGAGTGACACTCGCGCCAACAAACGGTTTCGCAGCCAAGAGTGGTTCGACAACCCCAACAACCCGGGGATGACGGCGCTTTACGTCGAGCGCTACCAGAACCAGGCCTTCACCCGCGAAGAGATTCAGGGCGAACGCCCGATCATCGGCATCGCCCAGACAGGCAGCGATCTGGCGCCCTGCAACAAGATCCACGTCTTCCTGATGGACAGGATCAAGGCGGGCATCCGCGATGGCGGCGGCATCCCGATGGAATTTCCGGTGCACCCGATTCAGGAAACCGGCAAACGCCCCACGGCGGCGCTGGATCGCAACCTGAGCTACCTTGGCCTCGTCGAGGTGCTGCACGGCTACCCAATTGACGGCGTGGTGCTCACCACCGGCTGCGACAAGACAACCCCCGCCATGCTGATGGGCGCGGCCACAATGGACATTCCGGCCATCGCCCTCAACGGCGGCCCAATGCTGGATGGCTGGTGGAAGGGCAAACTCGCGGGTTCGGGCACGATCATCTGGGAGAGCCGCCGCCTGCTGGCCGAAGGCAAGATCGACTACGACGAATACATGGGCCGGGTCTGCGCCTCTGCGCCCTCGCTGGGCCACTGCAACTCCATGGGCACCGCCTCCACCATGAACGCGATGGCCGAGGCGCTGGGCATGTCGCTCACCGGCAACTCCGCCATCCCCGCGCCCTTCCGCGAGCGCATGGCAATGGCCTATGAAACCGGTAAGCGGATCGTGCAGATGGTACTGGATGACCTAAAGCCCTCCGACATCCTCAGCCGCGAGGCCTTCGAAAACGCGATCATGGTCTGCACCGCCATCGGCGGCTCCACCAACGCGCCGCCGCACCTGCAGGCGATTGCCCGGCACGCGGGCGTCGAACTGGACGTGAAGGATTGGGAGACCATCGGTTTTGACGCCCCGCTCTTGGTAAACATGCAGCCCGCAGGCGAATACCTTGGCGAAAGCTTCTTCCGCGCGGGCGGGGTGCCTGCGGTGATGGGCGAGCTGCTGAAGGCCGGGCGCATCCACGAGGGCGCGATGAC from Oceanicola sp. D3 includes the following:
- a CDS encoding IlvD/Edd family dehydratase yields the protein MSDTRANKRFRSQEWFDNPNNPGMTALYVERYQNQAFTREEIQGERPIIGIAQTGSDLAPCNKIHVFLMDRIKAGIRDGGGIPMEFPVHPIQETGKRPTAALDRNLSYLGLVEVLHGYPIDGVVLTTGCDKTTPAMLMGAATMDIPAIALNGGPMLDGWWKGKLAGSGTIIWESRRLLAEGKIDYDEYMGRVCASAPSLGHCNSMGTASTMNAMAEALGMSLTGNSAIPAPFRERMAMAYETGKRIVQMVLDDLKPSDILSREAFENAIMVCTAIGGSTNAPPHLQAIARHAGVELDVKDWETIGFDAPLLVNMQPAGEYLGESFFRAGGVPAVMGELLKAGRIHEGAMTATGNTMGVNLAGIESVDTRVIKTCAEPMREQAGFKVLSGNLFDSALMKTSVISEDFQRRFLSEPGKEGILEARAIVFEGPEDYHDRINDPSLEIDEHCILFIRGVGCVGYPGSAEVVNMQPPDAMLKAGVNHLPTVGDGRQSGTSESPSILNASPEAVVGGGLAYLETGDTVRLDLGASRMDAVVDDAEWAARKEAWSPPKLEHQTPWQEIYRTHVGQLAQGGCLELATAYQKVREALPRDNH
- a CDS encoding AzlC family ABC transporter permease gives rise to the protein MTPRAAFWRGYLDCAPFILIVVPYSMMFGVVARDAGLDVLQTFAMSAIVIAGASQFTALALLQDQAPVFIALLAALAVNLRMAMYSAALVPHIGHAPLGLRALAAYLMVDQAFAVAVRTYEERPEMSPPAKVAYYFGCMALICPFWYGSTLAGALLREAIPASWSLDFAVPVCFIALVAPLLRSLPHMAAAFVACAGSVAFAGLPWSLGIFMAALLGILAGAQVELALKRRATA